A window of the Thermoanaerobaculales bacterium genome harbors these coding sequences:
- a CDS encoding J domain-containing protein translates to MSRPYLNLSHFELRQMAKGHWNNPARLGEIFDELCRRRSEKAVQLRVEVQRRIRDLTGEPVDFEEPPSRKDLTFTCPCGQSIRLRNPIEIGTVQCPKCLRRFLIKVGRSGKVDVEPIAKEPPIRNDETITCTCGMKLRLRYPIKTGTVQCPNCPCRFRVKVGRSGNVIVEPIAPGGTGPSRQSDGSRRQRGGTSRPSDDPYDILGVGRDTSYEEARAAYRKRIQEYHPDRVAALGTKLRETAEEETKRINWAFECIKRAFASEEGA, encoded by the coding sequence ATGTCGCGCCCATACCTCAATCTGAGCCACTTCGAACTCAGACAGATGGCAAAGGGGCACTGGAATAATCCTGCCCGACTCGGCGAGATCTTCGATGAGCTGTGCCGAAGGCGTTCCGAGAAGGCGGTACAGCTTCGGGTCGAAGTCCAAAGGCGTATTCGGGATCTCACCGGCGAGCCCGTTGACTTTGAGGAACCGCCTTCAAGAAAAGACCTGACCTTCACCTGTCCCTGCGGACAGAGTATCCGTCTCAGGAATCCCATAGAGATCGGCACTGTCCAGTGTCCGAAGTGTCTGCGCAGGTTTCTAATCAAGGTTGGCCGTTCCGGAAAGGTCGATGTCGAACCCATCGCTAAGGAACCGCCAATAAGAAACGACGAAACAATCACCTGTACGTGCGGAATGAAGCTCCGTCTCAGGTATCCCATAAAGACCGGCACTGTCCAATGTCCGAATTGTCCGTGCAGGTTCCGAGTCAAAGTCGGACGCTCCGGCAACGTGATTGTTGAGCCCATCGCCCCGGGGGGAACAGGGCCAAGTCGTCAAAGCGATGGGTCCCGCCGTCAGCGCGGAGGCACCAGCCGACCGTCTGACGATCCCTACGACATTCTTGGGGTCGGCCGCGATACAAGTTACGAGGAGGCCCGCGCGGCATACAGGAAGCGAATTCAGGAATACCACCCGGATCGAGTCGCTGCGCTCGGAACAAAACTGCGAGAGACTGCGGAGGAAGAGACAAAGCGGATCAACTGGGCTTTCGAGTGCATCAAGAGAGCGTTCGCATCCGAGGAGGGTGCGTGA